The Shewanella sp. MTB7 genome includes a window with the following:
- a CDS encoding DUF2238 domain-containing protein produces the protein MNKQHIWLAIFFSVLIWSAIDPKDQFTWFLEVAPVLIALPLLALTRKRFPLTPLLYVLILIHCVILMVGGHYTYAEVPLFDWLADVSGSDRNNYDKLGHFAQGFIPALIAREVFIRNEVLKSGSWCNFICVCFALALSAFYELIEWWVALLTGEDAEAFLGTQGYIWDTQSDMGMALFGAILGLLFLVTTHDKQLSQLKG, from the coding sequence TTGAATAAACAGCATATTTGGTTGGCTATATTCTTCTCCGTCCTGATTTGGTCCGCTATTGATCCTAAAGATCAATTCACTTGGTTTTTGGAAGTTGCTCCGGTGTTAATTGCATTACCTTTGTTGGCTTTGACTCGAAAAAGGTTTCCATTAACGCCCCTGCTCTATGTTTTGATACTGATCCATTGCGTCATTTTGATGGTGGGCGGGCACTATACCTATGCCGAAGTGCCTCTGTTTGATTGGTTGGCAGACGTTTCGGGTAGTGACAGGAATAATTACGACAAGCTAGGTCACTTTGCCCAAGGCTTTATTCCTGCGCTTATCGCTAGGGAGGTTTTTATTCGTAATGAAGTACTGAAATCGGGCTCTTGGTGCAACTTTATCTGTGTCTGTTTTGCCCTCGCACTGTCGGCATTTTATGAACTAATTGAGTGGTGGGTTGCGCTACTAACCGGTGAAGATGCGGAAGCTTTCTTAGGTACTCAGGGCTATATCTGGGATACACAGTCCGATATGGGGATGGCTTTGTTTGGGGCTATCTTGGGACTGCTGTTTTTGGTGACAACCCATGATAAACAGCTGTCACAGCTGAAGGGATAA
- the serA gene encoding phosphoglycerate dehydrogenase, with product MTKHSLDKDKIKILLLEGVHQSAVDVFKRAGYCNIEYHKASLGEDELIESIKDAHFVGLRSRTQLTEAVLSQAEKLVGIGCFCIGTNQVALKAAEKLGIPVFNAPFSNTRSVAELVLGEIIMLFRGIPQRNAMAHRGGWLKSASGSFEARGKTLGVIGYGHIGTQLGILAETLGMRVIFFDIEDKLSLGNAQQIHSMQELMSLADVVSLHVPENPQTKNMIGATELAYMKKGGILINASRGTVVDIDALASALKAEKLAGAAIDVFPVEPKSNDDEFTSPLRGLDNVILTPHVGGSTQEAQENIGIEVAGKLAKYSDNGSTVTAVNFPEVSLAPHKDASRLLHIHHNRPGVLIKINQAFAEKGINIAAQYLQTSAEIGYVVMEVDSDQAEEALEQMKSIEGTIRTRLLH from the coding sequence ATGACGAAACATTCGCTGGACAAGGATAAGATCAAGATCCTGCTTTTGGAAGGCGTCCACCAATCTGCAGTAGATGTATTCAAGCGTGCTGGTTACTGCAATATTGAATACCACAAGGCATCTCTTGGGGAAGACGAGTTAATTGAATCGATAAAAGATGCTCACTTTGTTGGACTGAGATCACGCACTCAGTTAACTGAAGCGGTATTAAGCCAGGCAGAAAAACTGGTCGGGATTGGTTGCTTCTGTATCGGCACGAATCAGGTCGCTCTTAAGGCGGCTGAGAAACTTGGTATACCTGTATTTAATGCCCCATTCTCCAACACACGCAGTGTGGCTGAACTGGTACTCGGTGAGATCATCATGTTATTCCGCGGTATACCTCAGCGAAATGCCATGGCTCATCGTGGCGGATGGCTCAAGAGTGCAAGTGGTAGTTTCGAAGCCCGCGGTAAAACGCTCGGTGTTATCGGCTATGGTCATATTGGTACCCAACTGGGTATTTTGGCTGAAACACTAGGCATGCGAGTGATTTTCTTCGATATCGAAGATAAGTTATCACTGGGGAATGCCCAGCAAATTCATTCGATGCAAGAGCTAATGTCTCTTGCCGATGTGGTGAGCTTACATGTACCAGAAAACCCGCAGACCAAGAATATGATCGGCGCAACAGAACTGGCTTATATGAAAAAAGGTGGCATCTTAATTAACGCCTCTCGCGGTACGGTTGTCGATATCGACGCCTTAGCCTCGGCCCTTAAAGCTGAAAAGTTAGCTGGGGCGGCCATTGATGTGTTCCCAGTCGAACCTAAGTCTAACGATGATGAGTTTACCAGTCCCCTACGTGGTCTCGATAATGTCATCTTAACGCCACATGTGGGTGGAAGTACTCAAGAAGCCCAAGAAAATATCGGTATAGAAGTCGCCGGTAAGTTAGCTAAGTATTCAGATAACGGCTCGACAGTGACCGCAGTGAACTTCCCAGAAGTCTCACTAGCACCACATAAAGATGCGTCCCGCTTGCTGCATATTCACCACAACCGTCCAGGTGTGTTGATCAAGATTAACCAAGCGTTTGCAGAGAAGGGCATTAACATTGCTGCTCAATATTTACAAACCTCGGCTGAAATTGGCTACGTGGTAATGGAAGTCGATTCCGATCAAGCTGAAGAAGCACTCGAACAGATGAAGTCTATCGAAGGCACTATTCGAACTCGTCTACTTCACTAA
- the ygfZ gene encoding tRNA-modifying protein YgfZ has product MTQSVSQPCWNSSEPQAQLIFARLSHMGLMSVTGEQGRSFIHGQITTDVSSLESNQWSWGAHCDPKGKMLACFRTFAVGDALFMMMPLDTLAADLPQLAKYAVFSKADLADVTANWTILGVAGEQAQEWINNYFGEISQALTKIPSGVLLKDGKRFIIVIEKTAAEVLINSINQPIQDQSVWQAQEIQAGLPNIGASHQGQFVPQMCNVQAIDGISFKKGCYMGQETIARMKYRGGNKRALYILSGTSSQPLTLESRLELAIEDDFKKVGAIIELIQSDNQVLFTAVLPNDTENSAVLRVAGDENSSLTIQPLPYSLEEQPLV; this is encoded by the coding sequence ATGACCCAGTCAGTTTCTCAGCCCTGTTGGAATTCAAGCGAACCGCAAGCACAACTCATCTTTGCAAGATTGTCTCACATGGGACTGATGAGTGTGACAGGCGAGCAGGGCCGCAGCTTTATTCACGGCCAAATCACCACAGACGTCAGCTCGCTAGAAAGTAATCAGTGGAGTTGGGGAGCACACTGCGATCCTAAAGGTAAAATGTTAGCTTGCTTCAGAACCTTTGCTGTTGGAGATGCATTATTCATGATGATGCCATTAGACACCCTAGCAGCAGATCTGCCTCAGTTGGCTAAGTATGCCGTGTTCAGTAAGGCCGATCTTGCCGATGTGACTGCCAACTGGACTATCTTAGGTGTTGCGGGCGAACAGGCACAGGAGTGGATTAACAACTACTTCGGCGAAATCAGCCAAGCGCTCACCAAGATTCCTAGCGGCGTACTGCTTAAAGATGGAAAGCGCTTTATCATCGTAATAGAAAAAACTGCCGCAGAAGTACTAATAAACTCAATTAATCAGCCAATTCAAGATCAAAGCGTTTGGCAGGCTCAGGAGATCCAAGCTGGCCTGCCAAATATTGGCGCCTCACATCAAGGTCAATTTGTGCCTCAGATGTGTAACGTTCAAGCCATTGACGGCATCAGCTTCAAAAAAGGCTGCTACATGGGTCAAGAGACCATCGCACGCATGAAATACCGTGGCGGTAATAAGCGTGCCCTCTACATTCTATCTGGTACCAGCTCACAACCACTCACCTTAGAGAGTCGCTTAGAGCTGGCCATTGAAGATGACTTTAAGAAAGTGGGGGCAATTATCGAGCTGATTCAATCTGACAATCAGGTGTTATTCACCGCCGTACTGCCAAATGACACCGAAAACTCAGCCGTGCTCAGAGTAGCAGGTGATGAAAACTCAAGTCTGACGATTCAACCACTGCCCTACTCACTTGAAGAGCAACCCTTAGTTTAA
- the phnN gene encoding ribose 1,5-bisphosphokinase: MGRLFYVMGPSGSGKDTFIQAVRAKWPDVILYAHRYITRSAAAGGENHIELSEPEFLYRKKMGLFSVDWQAHQHYYAVGNEIDSWLNQGLDVVINGSREYLGQMQSKFGYRLFPVLMQLDEATLAERLRLRGRETDTQIIERLARAKAYPLVLPKQAVVIDNSGSIEASLEQFSDYFRTL, translated from the coding sequence ATGGGCAGGTTGTTTTATGTGATGGGGCCGTCGGGATCAGGTAAAGACACGTTTATTCAGGCTGTCAGAGCAAAGTGGCCAGATGTCATATTGTACGCTCATCGCTATATCACTCGTAGTGCTGCTGCGGGAGGCGAAAACCATATTGAGTTATCGGAGCCAGAGTTTTTGTACCGCAAAAAGATGGGGCTGTTCTCGGTTGATTGGCAGGCGCATCAACATTATTATGCTGTTGGAAATGAGATCGATAGCTGGCTCAATCAGGGCTTAGATGTGGTGATTAATGGTTCGAGAGAATACCTAGGTCAAATGCAGAGTAAGTTCGGTTATCGACTCTTTCCTGTGTTGATGCAGCTTGATGAGGCGACGTTAGCTGAACGGCTGCGTTTGCGGGGCCGGGAAACCGATACGCAAATCATTGAGCGCTTAGCACGGGCCAAAGCCTATCCTCTTGTACTGCCTAAGCAGGCCGTGGTTATCGATAATAGTGGCAGTATTGAAGCCTCTCTAGAACAGTTCTCAGACTATTTCCGCACTCTGTAA
- a CDS encoding TraR/DksA family transcriptional regulator produces MKQAELSENEKQQLLAKLKLELTELEQQLELVHERSAPVMLDQQAVGRVSRIDAIQQQEMAQASEALMQQHIVRIKRIFLDTQEYGFCLECGESIGLGRLTIHPVAEMCIQCQSEAENC; encoded by the coding sequence TTGAAACAAGCTGAACTTAGTGAAAACGAAAAACAGCAGTTACTGGCCAAACTAAAGCTTGAGCTCACCGAGCTTGAACAACAGCTTGAATTAGTCCATGAACGCAGCGCACCAGTGATGCTAGATCAGCAAGCTGTTGGGCGGGTTTCGCGCATCGATGCCATTCAGCAACAGGAGATGGCACAAGCCAGTGAGGCACTGATGCAACAACATATAGTGCGTATCAAGCGGATATTCCTCGACACACAGGAGTATGGCTTTTGCCTTGAGTGTGGCGAGTCAATTGGGCTGGGCAGGCTAACGATACACCCTGTAGCTGAGATGTGTATTCAGTGTCAAAGTGAGGCTGAAAACTGTTAG
- a CDS encoding phage tail protein, with product MPPVIIGIAVGVAAAGAVSVGAAIAIGVAAAAFSYAMTPSVSAPSFSNEAYAQQQMLRSPAEARRGIYGRAMVSGPLIFVEESGNDNEYLHLVIALAGHQCDAIEEVYFGDDLAWTPATGMEGQYRNDAMVKAHLGDQTTADSTLVAQCLAWTDKHIGYGITYLYVRLKHNNEVFPNGVPNIKALVKGKRVYDPRLDSSAGGTGSHRFDDDSTWQWSENWALCVLDYTCFESGVGALPSEVDYVSYASAANDSDQQVEYQSEEFERRYCCNGTYNQDTSPASVLEKLLSAGAGMQVYVGGKYHLYAGVYQGPTVVTLNEDDCAGEIDVRPYTPRASLCNAVRGTFVDPDNFYQPTDFSPYESDYYRAQDNDEYIDHDIDLPFTQSNWTAQRLAKLHLEMNRAGMQVTFPCKMIGLSVSVGTVVQLQLPELGINGTFMVADWVFDYGKPVNLILRESTPAIFDFAMGSYTQRDLAANTYLPNPSNVPTVRNLMWQALGDDANWQGVLSWSAPGENSSYRYRLEVANTTGDLVYQANPDIPRDHIPKLDAGSYHISVWAVNMFANRSNVAAMLSIGASAPPPVVGIEVNAGPLELLLRPTTSTLIANTTEFEVMGSLSNDLNGAAVIGKGKEVIWPSRSPNTSHYIWARSINNFGHSAWFGPVLAQTSDDPTAILNLIENEIGARLGAYTWFAWADDNEGAGFTTDSTLSDGKAYMGVANEKSVATPSGNYQDYAWSRIAADIGSIFTPSEELALDNLMAGKLPGGSKDLLALQDALNNNSLSNDLLDANKLLNQGINADSLGGETPTGAQAKADAAKSSAISTAANDATTKANNAQSVAEANAALDALNKAAAAQGSAIAASVDIELVTTGAVVATGRSVARTGSYQGDWSSQAYSKESFTGGAVASCTIASGNAGAIRFMFGLNADPSSNASYNTLDYAFYPTNSLYYVYEGGLSKGMVLAVAPVVGDTLSVAYDGTQVKYFINGVVVRTVSAPVNLKLYMDSSFVNVAAGIRNINLQPLSNLNDARLSASTDASNKANSAQAAAETYALSKANLAEASASSYALSTLDSRLTLVESGQLKNSLSKSGLPHYQRLVVYGDSNRYYPVIIHGGDQYANRNIKIWRSYYEQGPDDWWIPTHKGSLMLHWEGNFGGWGGATYKSHLVQNASTYTTLLADLFHCNNNKSFCFMLRGGGPGGASYHFGSDQPLNATPYYNQDLYYDHSNNSYDSYAPASVTTLNLERLNAVLMGNITIQYLIGYAAQFAQLKSKMANFGGLTAETIAALAIATIHLQANAVTADKLQVDIALIQKLIADQGLFNQIQAQFGQFGGLAANAIAAKAITTEKLDVRARNLVNNFTATGETTGWSTKPLVNHVHKGQTVKAMQVITSGNYQGLSSYFDIDHTKIYEVNFSIYRKSGGATGTRYFGMHATGGPDGSVEYYNASTRSGGSSTTNFYFWSGDIATGATHQMRGYIVGSEVDIAAVPDSLNVWSICKLKPGTKQVRLRALNYYNAGVNTEDYWFNPSVTDVGGGIISANQFLANTGLFNTLKAKLASFGGLTANELSVDTALITKLVGTSALFNQLTAQLATFGGLTANAIAADAIEGRHFKASQLIESPIIQGGEFRLVGTGFMKVMRATPFGPDGLVEWYGPKLLTGTNPNYNALKKSNAITYLSANGDAYFGGTLSAGVFKNGGTVTVKTPYPSNSYPLTIGPFGTNGNSKTVVVSFYLSASYSSTSNSTNPAQPKLSWQLQRKIGSGGWSTISSGIFNGTTTVEYDQETNRYHSFEHLSGSSTTVDNNTSTNDFHYRIKVISQIRFHATQNIHNQNLTLLITEQ from the coding sequence ATGCCGCCAGTCATAATCGGTATTGCCGTTGGTGTGGCAGCTGCCGGAGCGGTGTCCGTTGGCGCTGCGATTGCGATTGGGGTGGCCGCTGCTGCCTTCAGTTATGCAATGACACCCTCGGTGTCAGCACCTAGCTTTTCCAATGAGGCCTATGCGCAGCAGCAGATGTTGCGCAGTCCGGCGGAAGCACGCCGCGGTATTTATGGCCGTGCAATGGTCTCTGGCCCGCTCATTTTTGTGGAAGAAAGCGGAAATGATAATGAATATCTACACCTCGTTATCGCGTTGGCTGGTCATCAATGTGATGCCATCGAAGAGGTCTATTTTGGGGATGATCTCGCTTGGACGCCTGCAACCGGTATGGAAGGACAGTATCGCAACGATGCGATGGTTAAAGCGCATTTAGGCGATCAAACAACCGCTGATAGTACCTTGGTTGCTCAATGCCTGGCCTGGACAGATAAACACATTGGTTATGGGATCACTTATCTGTATGTGCGTCTTAAGCACAATAATGAAGTGTTTCCCAATGGCGTGCCGAATATCAAGGCGCTGGTGAAAGGGAAGCGAGTGTACGATCCGCGTTTAGACAGCAGCGCTGGCGGTACTGGTAGTCACCGATTTGATGATGATTCTACCTGGCAGTGGAGTGAAAACTGGGCCTTGTGTGTGCTGGACTATACCTGTTTTGAATCTGGTGTGGGTGCATTGCCCAGCGAGGTTGACTATGTCAGCTATGCGAGTGCTGCGAATGACAGTGATCAACAGGTGGAATATCAAAGTGAAGAGTTTGAACGCCGTTATTGCTGTAATGGGACTTATAATCAAGATACCAGTCCGGCCTCTGTATTAGAGAAGTTACTGTCTGCTGGTGCGGGTATGCAGGTCTATGTCGGCGGGAAATATCATCTTTATGCTGGTGTGTATCAAGGGCCTACAGTCGTCACGCTGAATGAAGATGATTGTGCGGGTGAGATTGATGTTCGCCCGTATACACCCAGAGCCAGTTTATGCAATGCAGTGCGAGGCACCTTTGTTGACCCTGATAACTTTTATCAGCCTACAGATTTCAGCCCGTATGAGTCAGATTATTATCGGGCCCAAGATAATGATGAATATATCGATCATGATATAGATCTGCCGTTCACTCAGTCTAACTGGACTGCGCAGCGTCTGGCTAAACTTCATCTCGAAATGAACCGTGCAGGTATGCAGGTCACGTTCCCTTGTAAGATGATTGGTTTGTCGGTTTCGGTAGGCACGGTTGTGCAGTTGCAACTGCCTGAGCTGGGGATCAATGGCACCTTTATGGTGGCTGATTGGGTATTTGATTATGGGAAGCCAGTTAACCTTATTTTACGTGAATCAACCCCAGCAATATTTGATTTTGCTATGGGAAGTTATACCCAGCGAGATTTAGCTGCCAATACGTATTTACCTAACCCTTCGAATGTTCCCACAGTCCGCAATCTGATGTGGCAAGCGCTTGGGGATGACGCTAACTGGCAGGGAGTGCTTAGCTGGTCTGCTCCAGGTGAAAATTCGAGTTATCGATATCGTCTCGAAGTGGCAAACACCACAGGCGATCTGGTTTATCAGGCCAATCCGGACATCCCTCGCGATCATATCCCTAAACTCGATGCTGGTAGTTATCACATCAGCGTATGGGCGGTGAACATGTTTGCCAATCGCTCCAACGTGGCGGCCATGTTATCTATAGGAGCCAGCGCGCCCCCGCCGGTAGTGGGAATTGAGGTTAACGCGGGGCCGCTTGAGTTACTGTTACGTCCAACCACCTCAACCTTAATCGCCAATACCACAGAGTTTGAGGTCATGGGAAGCTTAAGCAATGACCTTAACGGTGCCGCTGTAATAGGCAAAGGTAAAGAAGTTATCTGGCCGAGTCGCAGTCCTAATACCAGTCATTATATTTGGGCTCGCTCAATTAATAATTTTGGACACAGTGCCTGGTTCGGCCCTGTATTGGCGCAAACCAGTGATGATCCAACCGCCATTCTTAATCTGATTGAAAACGAGATAGGTGCGCGACTAGGTGCTTATACCTGGTTTGCTTGGGCTGATGATAACGAAGGAGCGGGGTTTACTACGGACAGCACTTTATCTGATGGCAAAGCTTATATGGGGGTTGCTAACGAGAAGAGCGTCGCCACCCCAAGTGGAAATTATCAAGATTATGCCTGGTCTCGTATAGCTGCTGATATTGGGAGTATTTTTACTCCAAGTGAAGAGCTTGCGCTTGATAATCTGATGGCTGGCAAGTTGCCTGGCGGAAGCAAAGACTTGTTAGCCCTGCAAGATGCGTTAAATAACAACTCGCTGTCTAATGATTTGCTTGATGCTAATAAACTGCTTAATCAGGGGATCAATGCAGATAGCTTAGGCGGTGAAACGCCTACGGGGGCACAGGCTAAGGCTGATGCTGCTAAGAGTAGCGCGATATCTACAGCGGCCAATGATGCCACCACCAAGGCTAATAATGCTCAAAGTGTTGCCGAGGCCAATGCTGCGTTAGATGCTTTGAATAAGGCTGCGGCGGCGCAAGGTTCTGCTATTGCGGCTTCGGTTGATATTGAGCTGGTAACAACGGGGGCCGTGGTTGCCACGGGTCGCAGCGTGGCAAGAACGGGGAGCTATCAAGGTGATTGGTCTTCACAAGCTTATTCTAAAGAGTCATTCACAGGTGGTGCCGTTGCCTCTTGTACCATCGCCAGTGGTAATGCGGGGGCGATCCGCTTTATGTTTGGTTTAAATGCCGATCCCAGTTCTAACGCTAGCTATAACACTCTTGATTATGCGTTTTATCCCACGAATAGTTTGTATTATGTCTATGAAGGCGGGCTAAGCAAAGGGATGGTGTTAGCAGTAGCCCCAGTGGTTGGTGACACCTTATCTGTGGCTTATGACGGCACTCAGGTTAAATACTTCATTAATGGCGTGGTGGTGCGAACGGTGAGTGCCCCAGTAAACCTTAAACTTTATATGGACTCCTCTTTTGTAAATGTTGCGGCGGGTATCCGTAACATAAATTTACAGCCATTATCTAACCTCAACGATGCCCGTTTATCTGCCAGTACCGATGCGAGCAATAAGGCGAACAGTGCGCAAGCCGCTGCGGAGACTTATGCATTATCCAAAGCTAATTTAGCCGAGGCAAGTGCCAGTAGTTATGCGTTATCGACACTTGATAGTCGTTTAACGCTGGTTGAGTCTGGACAGCTGAAAAACAGTTTATCCAAATCGGGTTTACCCCATTATCAGCGATTAGTCGTCTATGGTGATTCTAATCGGTATTACCCAGTGATCATCCATGGTGGTGATCAGTACGCGAACCGTAATATTAAGATATGGAGAAGTTATTACGAGCAAGGGCCAGATGATTGGTGGATACCGACTCACAAAGGCTCTCTCATGTTGCATTGGGAGGGGAATTTTGGCGGCTGGGGAGGCGCTACATATAAGTCACACCTTGTGCAGAATGCCTCAACTTATACAACGTTGTTGGCCGATCTCTTCCACTGCAATAATAATAAAAGCTTTTGTTTTATGCTGCGTGGCGGTGGGCCTGGTGGCGCATCGTATCATTTTGGCAGTGATCAGCCGTTAAATGCTACGCCTTATTACAATCAAGACTTGTATTATGACCATTCAAACAACAGTTATGATTCTTATGCCCCAGCCTCGGTCACAACCCTTAATCTTGAGCGTTTAAATGCGGTATTAATGGGCAATATCACCATTCAATATTTGATTGGTTATGCTGCTCAATTTGCCCAGTTAAAATCAAAAATGGCGAATTTTGGTGGACTTACAGCTGAGACTATTGCTGCCTTAGCGATTGCCACTATTCATCTGCAAGCCAATGCAGTGACGGCAGATAAGTTGCAAGTTGACATCGCATTAATTCAGAAGTTGATTGCAGACCAAGGGTTATTTAATCAAATTCAGGCCCAGTTTGGCCAATTTGGCGGGTTAGCGGCCAATGCCATAGCGGCTAAGGCCATTACCACTGAAAAGCTCGATGTTCGTGCCCGAAATCTTGTGAATAACTTTACAGCGACGGGAGAGACAACGGGTTGGTCTACAAAGCCGTTAGTTAATCATGTGCATAAAGGTCAAACCGTGAAGGCTATGCAGGTTATTACTTCCGGTAATTACCAAGGTCTCTCAAGTTACTTTGATATTGACCACACCAAAATCTATGAAGTGAACTTTAGCATTTATCGTAAAAGTGGCGGCGCAACGGGGACGCGCTATTTTGGTATGCATGCGACAGGGGGGCCGGATGGCAGTGTCGAATACTATAATGCGAGCACTAGGAGTGGTGGGTCATCCACGACTAACTTTTATTTTTGGTCGGGTGATATTGCTACTGGAGCAACACATCAGATGCGCGGTTATATCGTCGGCAGTGAAGTGGATATTGCCGCTGTGCCTGACTCACTTAATGTGTGGTCAATTTGTAAATTAAAACCGGGTACTAAGCAAGTTAGGTTAAGGGCACTTAATTACTATAACGCTGGAGTGAACACTGAGGATTACTGGTTTAACCCTTCAGTGACTGACGTTGGCGGCGGTATTATTTCGGCAAATCAGTTCCTGGCTAACACAGGTCTATTCAACACGTTAAAAGCTAAATTGGCCAGCTTTGGAGGCTTAACGGCCAATGAACTGTCAGTTGATACCGCGCTTATTACAAAGCTTGTAGGTACATCAGCTCTGTTTAATCAGTTAACGGCCCAACTTGCAACCTTTGGCGGCTTAACGGCCAATGCTATTGCCGCTGATGCCATCGAGGGACGCCATTTTAAGGCGAGTCAGTTGATTGAATCCCCCATCATTCAGGGCGGTGAATTTCGTCTTGTCGGCACTGGCTTCATGAAAGTGATGCGCGCGACTCCGTTTGGACCTGATGGTCTGGTTGAGTGGTACGGGCCTAAGTTGCTCACGGGGACAAATCCTAACTACAACGCACTTAAAAAGTCGAACGCCATTACATATCTTTCGGCTAATGGTGATGCATATTTTGGTGGAACTTTGTCGGCAGGCGTCTTTAAAAATGGTGGCACTGTCACCGTTAAAACCCCATACCCGAGCAATAGCTATCCGCTGACTATTGGCCCTTTTGGTACTAATGGTAATAGTAAAACGGTGGTGGTTTCATTCTATCTCTCGGCCTCTTACTCAAGTACAAGTAATAGCACGAATCCTGCACAGCCTAAGCTTAGCTGGCAATTACAAAGGAAGATTGGAAGTGGGGGATGGAGCACGATATCCAGCGGAATATTTAACGGCACTACGACAGTTGAGTATGACCAGGAAACGAATCGTTACCACAGCTTTGAACATTTAAGCGGTTCATCGACCACTGTAGATAACAACACCAGTACCAATGATTTTCATTACCGGATAAAAGTCATTAGTCAGATACGTTTTCATGCGACTCAAAATATTCACAATCAAAATCTAACCCTGTTAATTACTGAACAATAA